From the genome of Schaalia dentiphila ATCC 17982, one region includes:
- a CDS encoding DUF3566 domain-containing protein: protein MSDHVSSTRSDAPRRVDLAIARIDAWTVMKVAFLLSVALGIAMVVATIVLWLMVDAMHVFSQLEEFLKTMGAGRYADLLDYARLPRVISYATIVAVINVVLLTALSTLGAMLYNVVASLVGGVKVSLMDE from the coding sequence ATGAGCGACCACGTCTCGAGCACCCGCAGCGACGCTCCCCGCCGAGTTGACCTGGCCATCGCGCGCATCGACGCGTGGACCGTCATGAAGGTGGCGTTCCTGCTGTCCGTCGCCCTGGGTATCGCAATGGTCGTCGCCACGATCGTCCTGTGGCTCATGGTCGACGCCATGCACGTCTTCAGCCAGCTTGAGGAATTCCTCAAGACCATGGGCGCCGGCCGCTACGCGGACCTCCTGGACTATGCTCGCCTGCCGCGGGTCATCTCCTACGCGACCATCGTCGCGGTCATCAACGTCGTTCTGCTCACCGCCCTGTCGACGCTGGGAGCCATGCTCTACAACGTCGTCGCCTCGCTGGTGGGTGGCGTCAAGGTGTCCCTCATGGATGAGTGA
- a CDS encoding cryptochrome/photolyase family protein: MTTLIWLRDDLRLADHPALTAACSAADGPVVALWIHETRRTDEDNNRHGPRPLGAATRWWYHRSLQQLAPRLADLGIPLVFARGDAANVMRQVVDALQPTVVHWTRRYAPAACRLDAAIKQELKSRTEVHSHPGSLLAEPWLMQTVNGSHYQVFTPFSHAVADLPLGPLLPEPSPIGERGGADTALATLREDGVLQNLEDIGLLDEGPAWWEETLAQHWEPGELAARQQLDAIDSWLPGYATRRDLPGEETSTSRISPRLRCGELSPRQAVAAARTSTASGEDIVAWTRQLYWREFSWHLLHHREHLEDTPMRPAFAEFPYYPDDHLARAWRQGRTGIDLVDAGMRQLWQTGWMHNRVRMVAASLFTKNMLQPWQDGEQWFWETLVDADEANNPISWQWVAGCGADAAPYFRIFNPDLQRTRFDPRSRYVRRWIPEGLARPVVPVVDLAESRREALAAYEQVHGLSGSHAKPQRG, translated from the coding sequence ATGACAACACTGATCTGGCTTCGCGACGACCTCCGTCTAGCTGACCACCCGGCGCTGACAGCCGCCTGCTCAGCAGCAGATGGACCCGTGGTGGCACTGTGGATCCACGAAACCCGCAGGACCGATGAGGACAACAATCGGCACGGCCCACGCCCGCTCGGTGCGGCCACCCGGTGGTGGTACCACCGCAGCCTGCAACAGCTGGCACCGCGGCTTGCTGACCTTGGCATTCCACTCGTCTTCGCCCGGGGTGACGCCGCTAACGTCATGCGCCAAGTCGTGGACGCCTTGCAACCTACCGTCGTTCACTGGACACGACGCTACGCCCCGGCAGCCTGCCGATTGGACGCCGCCATCAAGCAAGAGTTGAAATCCCGCACCGAGGTGCACAGCCACCCCGGCAGCCTTCTCGCCGAACCGTGGCTGATGCAGACGGTCAACGGCTCCCACTACCAAGTTTTCACACCGTTCAGCCACGCCGTAGCCGACCTGCCCCTCGGTCCCCTCCTGCCCGAGCCCTCACCGATCGGCGAGCGGGGCGGTGCGGACACAGCCCTCGCCACGTTGCGGGAGGACGGTGTCCTGCAGAACTTAGAGGACATTGGCTTGCTCGACGAGGGCCCCGCCTGGTGGGAAGAGACTCTCGCACAGCACTGGGAGCCCGGTGAACTGGCAGCCCGGCAGCAACTGGACGCCATCGACAGCTGGTTACCCGGCTATGCCACACGCCGTGACCTGCCCGGGGAGGAAACATCCACCAGTAGAATCTCGCCGAGGTTGCGGTGCGGGGAACTATCGCCGCGCCAAGCCGTAGCCGCAGCCCGTACCAGCACGGCCTCGGGCGAGGATATCGTCGCTTGGACCAGGCAACTCTACTGGCGCGAGTTCAGCTGGCACCTGCTCCACCACCGCGAACATCTAGAGGACACCCCCATGCGTCCAGCTTTCGCGGAATTCCCCTACTATCCCGACGACCACCTGGCGCGGGCCTGGCGACAGGGCCGCACCGGCATCGACCTCGTCGACGCTGGAATGCGGCAACTATGGCAGACAGGCTGGATGCACAACCGGGTGCGCATGGTCGCGGCATCGCTGTTCACCAAGAACATGCTCCAGCCCTGGCAAGACGGCGAGCAGTGGTTCTGGGAGACTCTCGTGGACGCAGACGAGGCCAACAATCCTATCTCGTGGCAGTGGGTGGCCGGCTGCGGCGCAGACGCTGCGCCCTACTTCCGCATCTTCAACCCTGACCTCCAGCGCACCCGCTTCGATCCGCGCAGCCGCTATGTCAGGCGCTGGATCCCGGAGGGACTCGCTCGGCCTGTCGTGCCCGTCGTCGACCTGGCCGAGTCGCGACGCGAGGCGCTCGCCGCTTACGAGCAAGTACACGGGTTATCCGGCTCCCATGCCAAGCCTCAACGTGGTTAA
- a CDS encoding Mbeg1-like protein — protein MTTVIKHARDARTPLRADLSPADALVLSCLVYVDFHALPGPRSPHGCLLREVAQASSIPSLYRYSLASHADRPLLESAGASARFGGLRVRDAVTRLTSRPLAQFGAVTFVDEAGATYVVLRGTDASAVGWAEDARFGLDFPTDSQLWAANYLAFAAARADGPLTVVGHSKGANLALYAAAATTPPALARVYAFDPVGFPAPVVDGGFFASIDGLMHIYVTAGSWVSPLLPLPAPATVVASRWPGPLSHNPYAWCPEGPLLAPDHRRQSRSGVILRNILASVLRARPTRIGTN, from the coding sequence GTGACCACCGTCATCAAGCACGCCCGAGACGCGCGCACACCGCTGCGAGCGGACCTTTCCCCCGCCGATGCTCTCGTTCTCTCGTGCCTGGTCTACGTGGATTTTCACGCGCTGCCCGGGCCTCGTTCCCCGCACGGTTGCCTGCTCCGAGAAGTCGCCCAGGCCTCGTCAATCCCGTCTCTGTATCGCTATTCGTTGGCGTCCCACGCCGATCGTCCCCTCCTCGAGTCCGCCGGTGCGAGCGCGCGCTTCGGGGGTCTGCGCGTGCGCGATGCGGTCACACGGCTGACGTCGCGGCCGCTTGCTCAGTTCGGCGCCGTCACCTTCGTCGACGAGGCCGGGGCGACCTACGTGGTCTTGCGCGGGACGGATGCAAGCGCGGTCGGGTGGGCGGAGGATGCCCGCTTCGGCCTTGATTTCCCGACGGATTCACAGCTGTGGGCCGCCAACTACCTGGCGTTTGCGGCGGCGCGGGCCGATGGGCCACTCACCGTGGTCGGCCATTCAAAGGGTGCGAATCTCGCGCTGTACGCGGCGGCGGCCACCACTCCCCCGGCACTCGCGCGCGTCTATGCGTTTGATCCCGTGGGTTTTCCAGCGCCGGTTGTTGACGGTGGATTCTTCGCGAGCATCGACGGGCTGATGCACATCTACGTGACGGCGGGATCCTGGGTGAGTCCGCTGCTCCCCTTGCCCGCGCCGGCCACCGTCGTTGCGTCGAGATGGCCGGGGCCACTCAGCCACAACCCGTATGCGTGGTGCCCGGAGGGTCCTTTGCTTGCTCCCGATCACCGGCGGCAATCGCGGTCCGGAGTCATCTTGCGCAACATCCTTGCGTCGGTCTTGCGGGCGCGCCCGACGCGGATTGGCACCAACTAG
- a CDS encoding DLW-39 family protein, which produces MKKWVTCCVAVGSVVAVGIAVRQILVDLSDNADLWTSVTDAVED; this is translated from the coding sequence ATGAAGAAATGGGTCACCTGTTGTGTGGCTGTCGGATCCGTCGTGGCCGTCGGCATCGCCGTCCGACAAATTCTCGTTGATCTTTCCGATAACGCTGACCTGTGGACGTCCGTCACGGACGCCGTGGAGGACTGA
- the gyrA gene encoding DNA gyrase subunit A, with amino-acid sequence MSDEQTTNARHISDTERIRQVDLQKEMQRSYLDYAMSVIVGRALPDVRDGLKPVHRRVLYAMYDGGYRPTSSFSKSSRVVGEVMGNYHPHGDAAIYDALARLVQPWSLRYPLVAGQGNFGTPGNLGPAAPRYTECKMAPLAMEVVRDIDEECVDFQDNYDGRNQEPTILPARFPNLLANGSEGIAVGMATRIPPHNLRELARGVEWALEHPDASREELLEALIKLIPGPDFPTGATILGHKGIEDAYRTGRGSITQRAVVNVEEIQGRQCLVVTELPYQVNPDNLADKIAQLVRDGAIGGIADIRDETSGRTGQRLVIVLKRDAVAKVVLNNLYKRTSLQENFSANMLALVDGVPRTLSIDGFIRHWINHQIDVIVRRTKFRLRKALERLHILEGYLKALDALDEVIALIRRSPTVDEARAGLIELLDVDAIQADAILALQLRRLAALERQKIMDEHAELKARVDDLNDILAKPERQRAIISAELGEIVDKFGDERRTRILPFDGEMSMEDLIPEEDVVVTITRDGFAKRTRTDNYRSQKRGGKGVRGTQLRGDDVVEHFFVTTTHNWLLFFTNLGRVYRAKAYEIPEGGRDAKGQHVANLLAFQPDEHIAQVLAIRTYEDADFLVLATKRGLVKKTPLSLYNSPRSGGIIAINLREDEDGKPDELVSAQTIMADEDLILVSRDGQAVRFTATEDQLRSMGRSTSGVRGMKFRGDDELLSMEVPRDNTDLLIVTESGYAKRTPVDEYPTKSRGTLGVRVGKLVDERGGLVGALVVRPDEDVMVITESGKLVQVNASDVRPTARNTMGVIFARPDEGDRIIAITRNPDSGDEDETDESENTESMEGTDAPADEASAPAGGDDTADADK; translated from the coding sequence GTGAGCGACGAGCAGACAACTAACGCGCGGCACATCTCGGACACCGAGCGCATCCGCCAGGTCGACCTGCAAAAGGAGATGCAGCGCTCCTACCTCGACTACGCCATGAGCGTCATCGTCGGGCGCGCCCTGCCCGACGTGCGCGACGGCCTCAAGCCCGTCCACCGTCGCGTCCTGTACGCCATGTACGACGGCGGATACCGCCCCACCTCCTCGTTCTCCAAGTCCTCCCGCGTCGTCGGCGAGGTCATGGGTAACTACCACCCCCACGGCGATGCCGCGATCTACGACGCCCTCGCGCGCCTCGTGCAGCCCTGGTCGCTGCGCTACCCCCTCGTCGCCGGCCAGGGTAACTTCGGTACCCCCGGCAACCTGGGCCCCGCCGCACCCCGTTACACCGAGTGCAAGATGGCGCCCCTGGCCATGGAAGTGGTCCGCGACATCGACGAAGAATGCGTCGATTTCCAGGACAACTACGACGGCCGCAACCAGGAACCCACCATCCTGCCCGCGCGCTTCCCGAACCTCCTGGCCAACGGCTCCGAAGGCATCGCCGTCGGCATGGCCACCCGCATCCCGCCGCACAACCTGCGCGAACTCGCGCGCGGCGTCGAATGGGCCCTCGAGCACCCCGACGCGTCCCGCGAAGAGCTCCTCGAAGCGCTCATCAAGCTGATCCCCGGACCCGACTTCCCCACCGGCGCCACCATCCTGGGCCACAAGGGCATCGAAGACGCCTACCGCACCGGCCGCGGCTCCATCACGCAGCGCGCCGTCGTCAACGTCGAGGAAATCCAGGGCCGCCAGTGCCTCGTCGTCACCGAGCTGCCCTACCAGGTCAACCCCGACAACCTGGCCGACAAAATCGCCCAGCTTGTGCGCGACGGAGCGATCGGCGGCATCGCCGACATCCGCGACGAGACCTCCGGGCGCACCGGCCAGCGCCTCGTCATCGTCCTCAAGCGCGACGCCGTCGCCAAGGTCGTCCTCAACAACCTCTACAAGCGCACCAGCCTGCAGGAGAACTTCTCCGCCAACATGCTCGCGCTCGTCGACGGCGTGCCCCGCACCCTGTCGATCGACGGCTTTATCCGCCACTGGATCAACCACCAGATCGACGTCATCGTGCGCCGCACGAAGTTCCGCCTGCGCAAGGCCCTCGAGCGCCTGCACATCCTCGAAGGCTACCTGAAGGCCCTCGACGCCCTCGACGAGGTCATCGCCCTCATCCGCCGCTCCCCCACGGTCGATGAGGCCCGCGCCGGCCTCATCGAGCTGCTCGACGTGGACGCCATCCAAGCCGACGCGATCCTGGCCCTCCAGCTGCGCCGCCTGGCCGCCCTCGAGCGCCAGAAGATCATGGACGAGCACGCCGAACTCAAGGCCCGCGTCGACGACCTCAACGACATCCTCGCCAAGCCCGAGCGTCAGCGCGCCATCATCTCCGCCGAACTCGGCGAAATCGTCGACAAGTTCGGCGACGAGCGCCGCACCCGCATCCTCCCCTTCGACGGGGAAATGTCGATGGAAGACCTCATCCCCGAAGAGGACGTCGTCGTCACCATCACCCGCGACGGCTTCGCCAAGCGCACCCGCACGGACAACTACCGCTCGCAGAAGCGCGGCGGCAAGGGCGTGCGCGGCACCCAGCTGCGCGGCGACGACGTGGTCGAACACTTCTTCGTCACGACCACGCACAACTGGCTGCTCTTCTTCACCAACCTCGGCCGCGTCTACCGCGCCAAGGCCTACGAGATCCCCGAAGGCGGTCGCGACGCCAAGGGCCAGCACGTCGCCAACCTGCTGGCCTTCCAGCCCGACGAGCACATCGCACAGGTCCTCGCGATCCGCACCTACGAGGACGCAGACTTCCTGGTCCTGGCCACCAAGCGCGGCCTCGTCAAGAAGACCCCGCTGAGCCTGTACAACTCGCCCCGCTCCGGCGGCATCATCGCCATCAACCTGCGCGAGGACGAGGACGGCAAGCCCGACGAGCTCGTCTCCGCCCAGACCATCATGGCCGACGAAGACCTCATCCTCGTCTCCCGCGACGGCCAGGCCGTGCGCTTCACCGCCACCGAAGACCAGCTGCGCTCCATGGGCCGCTCCACGTCCGGCGTGCGCGGCATGAAGTTCCGCGGCGACGACGAGCTGCTCAGCATGGAGGTCCCGCGTGATAACACCGACCTGCTGATCGTCACCGAGTCCGGCTACGCCAAGCGCACCCCCGTCGATGAATACCCGACCAAGTCGCGCGGCACCCTCGGCGTGCGCGTCGGCAAGCTCGTCGACGAACGCGGCGGCCTCGTCGGTGCCCTCGTCGTGCGACCCGATGAAGACGTCATGGTCATCACCGAGTCCGGCAAGCTCGTCCAGGTCAACGCCTCCGACGTGCGACCCACCGCCCGCAACACCATGGGCGTCATCTTCGCCCGCCCCGACGAGGGCGACCGCATTATCGCGATCACTCGCAACCCCGATTCGGGTGACGAGGACGAGACCGACGAGTCCGAGAACACCGAGTCTATGGAAGGGACCGACGCCCCCGCGGACGAGGCTTCGGCCCCCGCAGGTGGCGACGACACCGCAGACGCTGACAAGTGA
- the gyrB gene encoding DNA topoisomerase (ATP-hydrolyzing) subunit B — MADNEKNAEGEQSYGASDITVLEGLEAVRKRPGMYIGSTGERGLHHLVYEVVDNSVDEALAGYADHIEVTIQEDGGIKVVDNGRGIPVDEHPTEHKPTVEVVMTILHAGGKFGGGGYAVSGGLHGVGISVVNALSTRVNTEIRRQGYVWRMSFANGGTPITPLERGEETDETGTTQVFYPDPEIFETVEFDFETLRQRFQQMAFLNKGLRITLTDEREFATAEGDEIAGGEEALDKKTKGHRTVSYCYEHGLRDYVEYLDSAKKSETINNEIIDFEAENDEGTMSVEIAMQWTTAYSSSVHTFANTINTTEGGMHEEGFRTALTSLVNRYGREKGIIRDKDDNLTGDDVREGLTAVISIKLTEPQFEGQTKTKLGNTEARTFVAQQVYSKLTDWFDAHPADAKAIINKGQAAQAARVAARKAREATRRKGVLESASMPGKLRDCSSRTPSECEIFIVEGDSAGGSAVGGRDPERQAILPIRGKILNVEKARLDRALSSDTIRSLITAFGTGIGEDFDISKLRYGKIVIMADADVDGQHIATLLLTLLFRYMRPLIEGGHTFIAMPPLYRIKWTNAEHEFAYSDKERDELLAAGSAANRRLPKEGGIQRYKGLGEMNDHELWETTMDPASRILKQVTLDEAADADETFTILMGDDVDRRRTFIQRNATDVRFLDI, encoded by the coding sequence GTGGCTGACAACGAGAAGAACGCCGAAGGCGAGCAGTCCTACGGCGCATCGGACATCACCGTCCTCGAGGGCTTGGAAGCCGTCCGCAAGCGCCCGGGCATGTACATCGGATCCACCGGCGAACGCGGCCTACACCACCTGGTGTACGAGGTCGTTGACAACTCCGTCGACGAGGCCCTGGCCGGCTATGCCGACCACATCGAGGTCACGATCCAGGAAGACGGCGGCATCAAGGTCGTTGACAACGGTCGAGGCATCCCGGTCGACGAGCACCCCACCGAGCACAAGCCCACTGTCGAGGTCGTCATGACGATCCTGCACGCCGGCGGCAAGTTCGGCGGCGGCGGCTACGCCGTCTCGGGCGGCCTGCACGGCGTCGGCATTTCTGTCGTCAACGCCCTGTCCACCCGCGTGAACACCGAGATCCGCCGGCAGGGCTACGTGTGGCGCATGTCGTTCGCAAACGGCGGCACCCCCATCACCCCCCTTGAGCGCGGCGAAGAAACCGACGAGACCGGCACCACCCAGGTCTTCTACCCGGACCCCGAGATCTTCGAGACCGTCGAATTCGACTTCGAGACCCTGCGTCAGCGCTTCCAGCAGATGGCCTTCCTCAACAAGGGCCTGCGCATCACCCTGACCGACGAACGCGAGTTCGCCACCGCCGAAGGCGACGAGATCGCCGGCGGCGAGGAGGCCTTGGACAAGAAGACCAAGGGCCACCGCACCGTCTCCTACTGCTACGAGCACGGCCTGCGTGACTACGTCGAATACCTCGACTCCGCCAAGAAGTCCGAGACGATCAACAACGAGATCATTGACTTCGAAGCAGAAAACGACGAAGGCACCATGAGCGTGGAAATCGCCATGCAGTGGACCACCGCCTACTCCTCGTCCGTCCACACCTTCGCCAACACCATCAACACGACCGAAGGTGGCATGCACGAGGAGGGCTTCCGCACCGCGCTGACCTCCCTCGTCAACCGCTACGGCCGCGAAAAGGGCATCATCCGCGACAAGGACGACAACCTCACCGGTGACGACGTCCGCGAAGGCCTGACCGCCGTCATCTCGATCAAGCTCACCGAGCCCCAGTTCGAGGGCCAGACGAAGACGAAGCTCGGCAACACCGAAGCCCGCACCTTCGTTGCCCAGCAGGTCTACTCCAAGCTCACCGACTGGTTCGACGCCCACCCCGCTGACGCCAAGGCCATCATCAACAAGGGCCAGGCCGCCCAGGCCGCCCGCGTCGCCGCCCGCAAGGCCCGCGAGGCCACCCGCCGCAAGGGCGTCCTCGAGTCGGCTTCGATGCCCGGCAAGCTGCGCGACTGCTCCTCGCGCACTCCCTCCGAGTGCGAAATCTTCATCGTCGAGGGCGACTCCGCTGGCGGCTCCGCCGTCGGCGGCCGCGACCCCGAGCGTCAGGCGATCCTGCCGATCCGCGGCAAGATCCTCAACGTCGAAAAGGCGCGCCTGGACCGAGCCCTGTCCTCGGACACCATCCGCTCCCTCATCACCGCCTTCGGCACCGGCATCGGCGAAGACTTCGACATCTCGAAGCTGCGCTACGGCAAGATCGTCATCATGGCGGACGCCGACGTCGACGGCCAGCACATCGCCACGCTGCTGCTGACCCTCCTCTTCCGCTATATGCGACCCCTCATCGAGGGCGGCCACACCTTCATCGCCATGCCCCCGCTGTACCGAATCAAGTGGACCAACGCCGAGCACGAATTCGCATACTCCGACAAGGAACGCGACGAACTGCTTGCCGCCGGCTCCGCCGCGAACCGCCGCCTTCCCAAGGAAGGCGGCATCCAGCGCTACAAGGGTCTGGGCGAGATGAACGACCACGAACTGTGGGAGACCACCATGGATCCGGCCAGCCGAATCCTCAAGCAGGTCACCCTTGACGAGGCCGCAGACGCCGACGAGACCTTCACGATCCTCATGGGCGACGACGTCGACCGACGCCGCACGTTCATCCAGCGCAACGCCACCGACGTGCGCTTCCTCGACATCTGA